The following DNA comes from Bacillota bacterium.
TGAACATGGTGGCGGGGGATGAGGTGCTTTGTATCTGCGGATCCCTGTACTTGGTCCGGGAACTGCGCCCTCTGCTGAGCAGGAATTAGTTAGCCCGTTGACGAATGATTAGGCGAGTGGAACGCCAGTGAAGAGAGGGTCTGGTTTTTATGGCTACAGACAAGAAGAAAAATGATGGTTCCGGTAAACTTGGTTTTGCCATGCTGCTGATTGCGGTGGGAGCCTGTGCGATTTTTATCGGATTTCTCATTGGCCAGTGGTTGATGGATTTGCTTGCGCCCAGTACACCGACCATTGCCTTTGACTCACAAAGCATCGCAGGTGCCCTGGACGAGGCTTCATCGGAATCTCCCCCCAGCGGCTCGCTTTCTGCATCGACCTCACCAGCGGTGACCAGTACCCCTTCCACTACCAGCACCACCACGGAGACGACGTTGTACCGGGTGCAGGTGGGGTCCTTCCGGCATAGGGAGAACGCAGAGCAATTAGCCAACCGGTTGCGGGCCTCGGGTTACGAAGTATACGTCACTCCCGAACCCTACCGGGTGCAGGTGGGAGCCTTCTCCCAACGGGACAATGCTGAGAAATTGTTACAGGAGTTGAAGGCCCAAGGATATAACGATGCCTTCATTGTCCAGTGACGGAGGACAAGTTAATCAGAACGTAGACTCTGGCGCAGGGGCTTTAGGAAGCTTGCCTGCGCCTTTTTCTCTCCATCAAGTCCACAAAGGCTTCCAGCCTGGTTTGTAAGCCTGCTTTACCTGTAAGTTCGTCACAGGCCACACTGAGGACAGGGATGTTGTAATCTTTACTGACCTGGGGCAGGATGCTCTTGGCCACGATCTCCGGTATGCAAGTGAAGGGGGAAAGCTGAACTACACCGTCAAAGCCCCTATGGGCATAGATGATCGTATTTCCGATGGAGTCCTGGCCGTGACCGCCGACCATTTCCGGTAGGTACGGTGCCGCGGCCCGTTTGATCTCCAACCCACCAACTTGACCAAGGGTGTCGGTGACGGTATTATCCACGACCCAGCCACTGAGGTAGATGGAGCGATGCACTTCCACGCCTAGCTCTCCTAGGGTCTGTTCGATATCCAGATTCGCAAAGGGTTCGATCAGAACATAGATCTCTCCCACCAGCCCCACCCGTAGGGGTTTTCGGGTGGGGTCCTGGGGAATGCTGCGAAGTTTGGCTTCGCCGGCTCTTCTTGCTTCCCGGACCTCCTGAAGGGTGCGGGCCTTGTCCAAGGCCGCCACACATTGTCGATACACCCGGGTGGTCTCTCCCTTGTTTAGCTCCCGGGGCCGCACGTAATGGGAAAGCTTCTCAAGGGCGTCTAACGCCACCAGCTTGGTCCAGCATGTCCGGATCACCGGTAGCAACCGGGGTAAAGACAGCCTCTTTCCGTTGAGGACCCGAATGTTGTGAAAGAATCTTTTCCAGCCGAACCGGGGAAGTTCAAAGATGATCATTTCGAAGTCGTAGCCCAGATCCTTTAGGATCACTTCGTGCAGATTGCCGTACAAGCCGGCCCGGCAGGGACCGCAGCCGCCGCTGGTCACCAGGGTGTCGGCGCCCTTCTCAAGGACTTCCAGATATGTGCCCAAGACGATCTTGTAGGGGACACAGGCGAATTCCGGGGCGTATCTAGTACCCAGGCTCAGGGTTTTTTCCGTGGGTTTTGGCGGAAACACCACTTCGTTGCCCAAGGCCTCCATCAGATCGCGGAAGACAATTGACGAGGTACCCATACTGGGGAAACTCACTTTACGCACTGGTAGTACCCTCCCTTTGACGTTGACGGCGGCGAACCATGTCGCAGAAGGCCTCCAAGCGGGTCAAAACGCCACTTTGACCTGACTGTTCGTCGATGGTTAGGGTGAGGAAGGGTAGATCATGTTTCTTGGCCTCTCCCTCCAACAGGCGGTTCACGAGGAAATCGGGACCGCAACCGAAGGCGGTGACATGGATGATGCCGTCTACGGGTCTGTGGCCTTGGAAGATGTATGAGGCAGTCTTGAGAATGGTGTGGCTGAAATACCAGAAGACATCCTTACTGTCCCAGTACTTGCCCCTGTGTATCTCTTCCAAGGACAGATTTTCAAAGGTGAAGTACTGCACGCCACAATCAGCCAGATGGTTCACCAGATCCATGCTGGTATACCCGTCATTGATTACATAGGGGTAACCCAAGACCGCAAGTCTCAAGGGATTGGGGTGGGGGACTGGTCTTTGCTTTGTCGGTCGGCCATCGATGGTTCGTAGGGCCTCTGGTACCGATACTCCCTGGGAAAGCAACTCAAGATAGGCCCGATGGGCTTCCAGAGCCCTTTGGCCAGCCCTTTTGATTAGTCTTTGATCATCGGTGAAATAGATTCCCGTTTCGTGAAAGGCCTGGAAGAGCCGTCGCTTGCTGCCCCGAATGGCCACCCGGGGACTGATGACCGGTGGTAGATTGGGTATGGAATAGCGGACCATGTCCGGTAGGCCAAGAAACTTGGGACAGAAGGTCTGCTTACCTCGGTAATTGACCATCCGGGGGATGAACAGATAATCCACCTTGTCCCGCAGAAACTTCGCGTGGCCGTGATATACCTTGATGGGAATACACGCGTCGGTTACCGTCTCTTCTACCCCCGCATCGAGGATCTTTTTGGTGGTGGGCGGAGAGACCAGTACTTTGGCTCCTAGCTCTTGGAAAAAGGCTTTCCACAGGGGATAGAAGGTATAGAAAAAAAGCCCGCGCGGTATACCTACAGTTACGTCAGGCATCGGTTTACCCTCCAGGCAGACAGATGACAAGATTGCATTACTCCGAGAGAAATTATAATCACAACAAGGAAAATAAGTCAATTAATCGCAAGAACCAGATCGTGTTGCCCCGTATCCCCAAGTCCCTAGACCGGTGGAGTCTAGGACAAAAAATTACATCCCTAGGGTCTAGCCCTAGGGATGTAACCCTACCCTCACTACTCCAGGGTGAAGCCGTATAGTTTAACTTGCTCCACACCCCGTGTCTTCTTGGGGATGAAGCGGATGCCCTCCGCCTTTACGTTCAGGTCCACATAAACCAGCCGTTGGTAGTTGTCTGCCACCGTCTTAATCTTTCGCCACTCACCATCAATGAGGGCCTCCACCACAAAGTCCGACACCAATTCTGGGGGCAGCGGTGGGGGAGTCTTACCCTCCAGCCAGCTGAAGGAGAAGGAACGCTCCAGCCCCGTGTCAAAGACGAAACGGGCCCGCTTGACCAGTTGGGGTTGGGCAAAGGTGTAGGTGATGGCATCGTTAATATTTCCTACCCAGCAGTGGTGATCATTGCCCACGGGTCGGTCGATTCCGTCCCGTAGGGGCTCCGGATCGCCCACCGCAGCAGCGAGGGTGGCCTGTCGAGTCAGCTCGTTGATCTCCCGTTTGTGCCAGGGTAGGTAGCAATCGTCCTCCAGCAGGATCTGCTGCAGTTCCTTGATTCTGTTTTGCCCGATCTCCCGCAGGGTGCAGTTGTACTTAATGGCCAAGGCTGCGGCGGTACCAATGGCTTGCCCCATGACCGCACAGGTCCCCATTACCCGGGTGGAGGACATGGCGATGTGGGTGGCGCTGATGTTCCGACCCGCAAAGCCTAGGTTAATGATGTTCTTGGAATACAGGCACCGATAGGGAATCCCATAGGGGGAAGGGGCTTGATGCCAGTGGGTGGGCACCAAGTCAGGTCTGCGGAAGCCTCCGGGGGTATGATCATCCATGGTCCATCCGCCGTAGGCCACAATATCCGGGAATTTCCCTTCGGCTTCGATGTCCCCTTGGGTGAGGAGATGATCGCCAATGAGCCGTCGGGACTCCCGTTTGCCAGGGAGGAACTGGACCCATTCCAGGGCGAAGTTTTCGGCCCCATGATCCCCATGGTTCTTGATGTGATCCCAGACGCCGTAGACCATTTTCAGAAGTTCATCCCGCATCTCCTCAAAATCGTAGATGGGATGGTCTTCGCCTCCCACCTCGATCCACCAATAACCCATCCAGTGATCCTTGCCGTAGGACATATGGCCGCGGGCTACCCCCATGCTTTCTTCCGTGGGGTATTTATAGGCCCACTGGGGCGGGGTGAAGGGCTGCGGGGTGTCGTACCTTTTTGCTAGGAAAAGACAGGTGCAGCCCATGGTCTGGGAGTCGGCCTTTTCGGGCGCTAGGGACTCGTTGAATTCCGAGCGTGCTTCCCGGCCCAGGCGAAACTCAGCTCCACTCAAGGGGGCGAGGATACCGTCTCCGCTGCAATCCAGGAAGATCGTGGCTTCCACCGTATGCTGGGTCTCGGTGGTAAGCTGCCAGGCAGTCACCCTCTTAATTACGTTGTTCTCCGTTAGTGCATCGTAGCAGGAGCAGTTAAGCAGTAGTTTTATATTAGGCTCCTGCCAGACGGTTTCCCACAGGACCCGGTCCCACTCGGAGTAACTGCCCTGGGGATTCTTGTAGGCATTCTCCAGACGGATTTCCTCGAGGATGCCCGTTTCCCGCACGTATGGGATGCTGCCATGGCGGTCGGCGCCACAGATATGCATCCGGATTTCCGAAGAGGCATTGCCTCCTAGAACCGGTCGGTCGTGGATAAGTATTACCTGGGCGCCGGTTCTGGCCGCGGCGATGGCGGCCGCCATGCCGGAAATCCCTCCGCCGACGATACAAATATCGGTTTGATGGTGCAATTTTCTCATGCTCGTGGCTGGACTGCTCCCAGGAGCAGTCCATTGGCCTCCCTTCCGACGATCACCGGTTGTGACCTCGTATTCGATACATGGAAAACCTATCTACTTCGGTCTTGCCCCTATCATATCTCAATTACCCCCTAGTGACAAGAACCCGGGGGTTACGGTCCCCGCAGCGATGCAGCCTTTCCCGAGGCTGTGTTTAGACTAGCAACACCAAGGGGTGCCTAGTCCAGCGGAGGGCCCTTCAATGGTGTGTATGTGTCCTACGGGAGG
Coding sequences within:
- a CDS encoding SPOR domain-containing protein; this translates as MATDKKKNDGSGKLGFAMLLIAVGACAIFIGFLIGQWLMDLLAPSTPTIAFDSQSIAGALDEASSESPPSGSLSASTSPAVTSTPSTTSTTTETTLYRVQVGSFRHRENAEQLANRLRASGYEVYVTPEPYRVQVGAFSQRDNAEKLLQELKAQGYNDAFIVQ
- a CDS encoding CoA protein activase; translation: MRKVSFPSMGTSSIVFRDLMEALGNEVVFPPKPTEKTLSLGTRYAPEFACVPYKIVLGTYLEVLEKGADTLVTSGGCGPCRAGLYGNLHEVILKDLGYDFEMIIFELPRFGWKRFFHNIRVLNGKRLSLPRLLPVIRTCWTKLVALDALEKLSHYVRPRELNKGETTRVYRQCVAALDKARTLQEVREARRAGEAKLRSIPQDPTRKPLRVGLVGEIYVLIEPFANLDIEQTLGELGVEVHRSIYLSGWVVDNTVTDTLGQVGGLEIKRAAAPYLPEMVGGHGQDSIGNTIIYAHRGFDGVVQLSPFTCIPEIVAKSILPQVSKDYNIPVLSVACDELTGKAGLQTRLEAFVDLMERKRRRQAS
- a CDS encoding 2-hydroxyglutaryl-CoA dehydratase, whose amino-acid sequence is MPDVTVGIPRGLFFYTFYPLWKAFFQELGAKVLVSPPTTKKILDAGVEETVTDACIPIKVYHGHAKFLRDKVDYLFIPRMVNYRGKQTFCPKFLGLPDMVRYSIPNLPPVISPRVAIRGSKRRLFQAFHETGIYFTDDQRLIKRAGQRALEAHRAYLELLSQGVSVPEALRTIDGRPTKQRPVPHPNPLRLAVLGYPYVINDGYTSMDLVNHLADCGVQYFTFENLSLEEIHRGKYWDSKDVFWYFSHTILKTASYIFQGHRPVDGIIHVTAFGCGPDFLVNRLLEGEAKKHDLPFLTLTIDEQSGQSGVLTRLEAFCDMVRRRQRQREGTTSA
- a CDS encoding FAD-dependent oxidoreductase → MRKLHHQTDICIVGGGISGMAAAIAAARTGAQVILIHDRPVLGGNASSEIRMHICGADRHGSIPYVRETGILEEIRLENAYKNPQGSYSEWDRVLWETVWQEPNIKLLLNCSCYDALTENNVIKRVTAWQLTTETQHTVEATIFLDCSGDGILAPLSGAEFRLGREARSEFNESLAPEKADSQTMGCTCLFLAKRYDTPQPFTPPQWAYKYPTEESMGVARGHMSYGKDHWMGYWWIEVGGEDHPIYDFEEMRDELLKMVYGVWDHIKNHGDHGAENFALEWVQFLPGKRESRRLIGDHLLTQGDIEAEGKFPDIVAYGGWTMDDHTPGGFRRPDLVPTHWHQAPSPYGIPYRCLYSKNIINLGFAGRNISATHIAMSSTRVMGTCAVMGQAIGTAAALAIKYNCTLREIGQNRIKELQQILLEDDCYLPWHKREINELTRQATLAAAVGDPEPLRDGIDRPVGNDHHCWVGNINDAITYTFAQPQLVKRARFVFDTGLERSFSFSWLEGKTPPPLPPELVSDFVVEALIDGEWRKIKTVADNYQRLVYVDLNVKAEGIRFIPKKTRGVEQVKLYGFTLE